One genomic segment of Protaetiibacter intestinalis includes these proteins:
- a CDS encoding acetylxylan esterase produces the protein MFVDLPEAELREYRSAQTDPADFDAFWEETLAESRAAAPSGAVELERVDVGLRTLDVYDVTFPGFGGQPVKAWLRVPRGASGPLPTVVNYQGYGGGRALPTENLGYASAGFAHLFMDTRGQGSGWSVGATADEGVTGPQIPGVMTRGIDARETYYYRRLFTDAVRAVDAARTLDVVDPERIAVTGGSQGGGITLAAAGLVPDLVAVLPSVPFMCDFPRALVIHDSDPYREVVRYLAQHRGKTASVLETLAYFDGVNFARRATAPAWFTAGLMDEICKPSTVFGAFNAYAGEKSIEVFPFNGHEGGGAWWEGETIRILHEVFGD, from the coding sequence ATGTTCGTCGACCTGCCCGAGGCCGAGCTGAGGGAGTACCGCAGCGCCCAGACCGACCCCGCCGACTTCGATGCGTTCTGGGAGGAGACGCTGGCCGAGAGCCGCGCCGCCGCCCCGTCCGGCGCCGTCGAGCTCGAGCGGGTGGACGTCGGGCTGCGCACGCTCGACGTGTACGACGTCACCTTCCCCGGGTTCGGCGGGCAGCCGGTCAAGGCGTGGCTGCGTGTGCCGCGCGGCGCATCCGGACCGCTCCCGACGGTCGTCAACTACCAGGGCTACGGCGGGGGTCGCGCGCTGCCGACCGAGAACCTCGGCTACGCATCCGCCGGGTTCGCCCACCTGTTCATGGACACCCGCGGGCAGGGCTCGGGCTGGTCGGTCGGTGCGACGGCCGACGAGGGCGTCACGGGGCCGCAGATCCCGGGTGTCATGACGCGCGGCATCGACGCGCGCGAGACGTACTACTACCGTCGGCTGTTCACGGATGCCGTGCGGGCGGTCGACGCGGCCCGCACGCTCGACGTGGTCGACCCGGAGCGCATCGCCGTCACGGGCGGCAGCCAGGGCGGCGGCATCACGCTCGCCGCCGCGGGGCTCGTGCCCGACCTGGTCGCGGTGCTGCCGTCGGTGCCGTTCATGTGCGACTTCCCGCGCGCGCTCGTCATCCACGACAGCGACCCGTACCGCGAGGTGGTGCGCTACCTGGCCCAGCATCGCGGCAAGACGGCGTCGGTGCTCGAGACGCTCGCCTACTTCGACGGCGTGAACTTCGCCCGCCGCGCGACCGCTCCCGCGTGGTTCACGGCGGGACTCATGGACGAGATCTGCAAGCCGTCGACCGTGTTCGGGGCGTTCAACGCGTACGCGGGGGAGAAGTCGATCGAGGTGTTCCCGTTCAACGGCCACGAGGGCGGCGGCGCCTGGTGGGAGGGCGAGACCATCCGCATCCTGCACGAGGTGTTCGGGGACTGA
- a CDS encoding rhodanese-like domain-containing protein, which translates to MNPPEEIAPAELAALLEDDPTVQLVDVRETWEAELAAIPGAMVLPLGRLPELTDALDPDRPIVTYCHHGIRSAQAAQYLLANGFDDVRHLAGGIDAWAVEVDPELRRY; encoded by the coding sequence GTGAACCCACCGGAGGAGATCGCGCCCGCCGAGCTGGCGGCGCTGCTCGAGGACGACCCGACCGTGCAGCTCGTCGACGTGCGCGAGACGTGGGAGGCGGAGCTCGCGGCGATCCCGGGGGCGATGGTGCTGCCGCTCGGGCGGCTGCCCGAGCTCACCGACGCGCTCGACCCCGACCGCCCGATCGTCACCTACTGCCACCACGGCATCCGCTCGGCGCAGGCGGCCCAGTACCTGCTCGCGAACGGCTTCGACGACGTGCGGCACCTCGCGGGCGGGATCGACGCCTGGGCCGTGGAGGTCGACCCGGAGCTGCGCCGCTACTGA
- a CDS encoding LysR substrate-binding domain-containing protein, translating into MGSLVVAFVPGVTPGKWARIWDERMRRDRLEVRPLPQAEALAALRDGTAQLALLRDVVADDEFHVIPLYREQAVVVAPKDHPVAAFDALTRAELEGETMLEGQGADTVELVAAGVGLALMPQAVARAHSRRDVVARPVLDAPDSGIGLAWSRDADDPLVEAFIGIVRGRTPNSSR; encoded by the coding sequence GTGGGCTCCCTCGTCGTCGCGTTCGTGCCGGGCGTCACGCCGGGCAAGTGGGCGCGGATCTGGGACGAGCGGATGCGGCGCGACCGCCTCGAGGTGCGCCCGCTCCCCCAGGCTGAGGCGCTCGCGGCGCTGCGCGACGGCACGGCGCAGCTCGCCCTGCTGCGCGACGTCGTCGCGGACGACGAGTTCCACGTCATCCCCCTCTACCGCGAGCAGGCGGTCGTCGTCGCCCCGAAGGATCACCCCGTGGCGGCCTTCGATGCGCTCACCCGGGCGGAGCTCGAGGGCGAGACGATGCTCGAGGGGCAGGGCGCCGACACCGTCGAGCTCGTCGCCGCCGGCGTGGGCCTCGCGCTCATGCCGCAGGCGGTCGCACGGGCGCACTCCCGCCGCGACGTCGTCGCGCGCCCCGTGCTCGACGCGCCCGACTCCGGGATCGGCCTCGCCTGGTCCCGCGACGCCGACGACCCGCTCGTCGAGGCGTTCATCGGCATCGTGCGCGGGCGCACGCCGAACTCCTCGCGCTGA
- a CDS encoding GAP family protein produces MEMFVVLLPLALGVALSSVPIVAMIAILLSPRGAASGFGYLFGYAAGLAAITIGFTLGIRAIPRGDEVSPFWIGLGEIVVGAACVVVAVVIFVRERRKRGASDEPPEPPTWLRKVGELGPFSTAALGLALNLRPKALVFATGAALALNTGGLTAWWWAVDTAVYLTIGLSTVAAPIIVVWRLGDRARPALERAREWIDRNSYLVTSIALLMVGFVLIGDGLGRL; encoded by the coding sequence ATGGAGATGTTCGTGGTGCTCCTGCCGCTCGCCCTGGGCGTCGCCCTCTCGAGCGTGCCGATCGTGGCGATGATCGCCATCCTGCTGTCGCCGCGGGGCGCGGCATCCGGATTCGGCTACCTCTTCGGCTACGCGGCCGGCCTCGCCGCGATCACGATCGGCTTCACGCTCGGCATCCGCGCCATCCCGCGCGGCGACGAGGTGTCGCCGTTCTGGATCGGGCTGGGCGAGATCGTCGTGGGCGCCGCCTGCGTCGTGGTCGCCGTCGTCATCTTCGTGCGGGAGCGTCGCAAGCGCGGCGCCTCCGACGAACCGCCCGAGCCGCCGACCTGGCTGCGCAAGGTGGGCGAGCTCGGGCCCTTCTCGACCGCCGCGCTGGGGCTCGCGCTCAACCTGCGGCCGAAGGCGCTCGTCTTCGCCACGGGTGCCGCGCTGGCCCTCAACACGGGCGGCCTCACGGCCTGGTGGTGGGCCGTCGACACGGCCGTCTACCTCACGATCGGGCTCTCGACGGTCGCGGCGCCCATCATCGTGGTGTGGCGGCTGGGCGACCGCGCCCGCCCGGCGCTCGAACGCGCGCGCGAGTGGATCGACCGCAACAGCTACCTCGTCACCTCGATCGCCCTGCTCATGGTCGGCTTCGTGCTCATCGGCGACGGCCTCGGCAGGCTGTAG
- the gltX gene encoding glutamate--tRNA ligase, with protein sequence MSLPFSTATGADVRVRFCPSPTGTPHVGMVRTALFNWAYARHTGGKLVFRVEDTDAARDSEESYLQLIDALDWLGIDWDEGVEKGGPHGPYRQSQRTEIYLELVERLKASGHLYESFVTPEEMEARNVAAGRDPRQGYDNFERELTDEQRAAFRAEGRQPSLRLRVPDEDLSFHDLIRGEITFPAGSFTDFVVVRPNGAPLYTFVNPVDDALMGVTHVFRGEDILSSTPRQIALYLALIEIGVTDFIPQYAHMPLVYGEGAKKLSKRDPESNLFHHRDRGFIPEGLLNYLALLGWSIAPDRDVFTQAEFTAAFDIRDVNPNPARFDLKKAESINGDHIRMLDVADFTERVIPYLEGFLADPPTESERAILREAAPLVQERVTVLGETRGMLAFLFTTDDALEFEADALPKDVDEARLVLDAAEAALEPLTEFGRVEIEEALRAALLTPVDEGGPGLKPRTAFGPLRTAVSGRRISPPLFESMEILGKTSTLARIERLRRAL encoded by the coding sequence ATGTCGCTCCCCTTCTCCACCGCGACCGGCGCCGACGTGCGCGTGCGGTTCTGCCCCTCGCCCACCGGCACCCCCCACGTCGGGATGGTGCGCACCGCCCTGTTCAACTGGGCCTACGCCCGGCACACGGGCGGCAAGCTCGTGTTCCGCGTGGAGGACACGGATGCCGCCCGCGACTCCGAGGAGAGCTACCTGCAGCTCATCGACGCGCTCGACTGGCTCGGCATCGACTGGGACGAGGGCGTCGAGAAGGGCGGGCCGCACGGCCCGTACCGGCAGTCGCAGCGCACCGAGATCTACCTCGAACTCGTCGAGCGGCTGAAGGCGTCCGGGCACCTCTACGAGAGCTTCGTGACCCCGGAGGAGATGGAGGCCCGCAACGTCGCCGCGGGTCGCGACCCCCGCCAGGGCTACGACAACTTCGAACGCGAGCTCACCGACGAGCAGCGCGCCGCATTCCGGGCCGAGGGACGTCAGCCGAGCCTGCGCCTCCGGGTGCCGGACGAGGACCTCTCGTTCCATGACCTCATCCGCGGCGAGATCACCTTCCCGGCGGGCAGCTTCACCGACTTCGTCGTGGTGCGTCCGAACGGCGCCCCGCTGTACACCTTCGTGAACCCGGTCGACGACGCGCTGATGGGCGTGACGCACGTGTTCCGCGGCGAGGACATCCTCTCCTCGACCCCCCGCCAGATCGCCCTCTACCTCGCGCTCATCGAGATCGGGGTGACCGACTTCATCCCGCAGTACGCGCACATGCCGCTCGTCTACGGCGAGGGCGCGAAGAAGCTCAGCAAGCGCGACCCCGAGTCGAACCTCTTCCACCACCGCGACCGCGGGTTCATCCCCGAGGGCCTGCTCAACTACCTCGCGCTGCTCGGCTGGTCGATCGCGCCCGATCGCGACGTGTTCACGCAGGCCGAGTTCACGGCCGCGTTCGACATCCGCGACGTGAACCCGAACCCGGCCCGGTTCGACCTCAAGAAGGCTGAGTCGATCAACGGCGACCACATCCGCATGCTCGACGTGGCCGACTTCACCGAGCGCGTCATCCCCTACCTCGAGGGCTTCCTCGCCGACCCGCCCACCGAGTCCGAGCGCGCGATCCTGCGCGAGGCGGCGCCGCTCGTGCAGGAGCGGGTGACGGTACTGGGCGAGACGCGCGGCATGCTCGCGTTCCTGTTCACGACCGACGACGCGCTCGAGTTCGAGGCGGATGCGCTGCCCAAGGACGTCGACGAGGCCCGCCTCGTGCTGGATGCCGCCGAGGCCGCGCTCGAGCCGCTCACCGAGTTCGGCCGGGTCGAGATCGAGGAGGCGCTGCGCGCCGCGCTGCTCACCCCCGTCGACGAGGGCGGCCCGGGACTCAAGCCCCGCACGGCCTTCGGACCGCTGCGCACCGCCGTGTCGGGGCGCCGGATCAGCCCGCCGCTGTTCGAGTCGATGGAGATCCTCGGCAAGACCTCCACGCTCGCGCGGATCGAGAGGCTGCGCCGGGCGCTGTGA
- a CDS encoding exonuclease domain-containing protein, translating into MTGPDGIPHRSSLPAAYPAFTTTAFDGFAVVDVETTGLSPRGDRVIELAIVHVDPMGEQTGRWETLLNPGRDLGPQRVHGIRAADVLEAPTFADVATELVGLLDGRVAVAHHADFDSAFLFAEFERAGVGVWNRPDFLCTMRLARHFLPGCGRSLGDCCAAYDIPLEHAHRALDDAVATAQLLGAYLGEARRHPQLADPFTGLAGGRWPSAAIGVGRAVPWKARPPAPSVTTVERFLPSLAVRMPPGSEPGDVDEYLALLDRALLDRVLAVHESDALLACAERLHLDRDTVEELHRGYFIALTRVAWEDGILTEGEIDQLIAVAELLALPTAVIEAALDPQRAARIVLQPRRPTAPPGGFALAAGDAVVLTGELSRPRAVWEQELAALGLVPGAAVTRRTALLVAADPDSSSGKARKARQYGVPIVAESGLTALLESLAG; encoded by the coding sequence ATGACCGGACCCGACGGCATCCCCCACCGCTCGAGCCTGCCCGCCGCCTACCCTGCCTTCACCACGACCGCCTTCGACGGCTTCGCCGTCGTCGACGTCGAGACGACAGGCCTGTCACCCCGCGGCGATCGGGTCATTGAGCTGGCGATCGTCCACGTCGACCCCATGGGGGAGCAGACGGGGCGTTGGGAGACCCTGCTCAACCCCGGACGCGACCTCGGCCCGCAGCGCGTGCACGGCATCCGCGCCGCCGACGTGCTCGAGGCGCCGACCTTCGCCGACGTCGCCACCGAGCTCGTCGGGCTGCTCGACGGGCGGGTCGCGGTGGCCCACCACGCCGACTTCGACTCGGCGTTCCTGTTCGCCGAGTTCGAGCGTGCCGGCGTCGGCGTGTGGAACCGGCCGGACTTCCTCTGCACGATGCGGCTCGCGCGGCACTTCCTGCCCGGATGCGGGCGCTCGCTCGGCGACTGCTGCGCGGCCTACGACATCCCCCTCGAGCACGCCCACCGCGCGCTCGACGACGCCGTCGCGACCGCCCAGCTGCTGGGCGCCTACCTCGGCGAGGCGCGCCGGCATCCGCAGCTCGCGGATCCCTTCACGGGGCTCGCGGGAGGACGCTGGCCGTCGGCCGCGATCGGTGTGGGGCGTGCCGTGCCGTGGAAGGCGCGCCCGCCCGCACCCTCGGTGACGACCGTCGAGCGCTTCCTGCCGAGCCTCGCCGTGCGGATGCCGCCCGGGAGCGAGCCCGGCGACGTCGACGAGTACCTCGCCCTGCTCGACCGGGCGCTGCTCGACCGGGTGCTCGCCGTGCACGAATCGGATGCGCTGCTCGCCTGCGCCGAGCGCCTGCACCTCGACCGCGACACCGTGGAGGAGCTGCACCGCGGCTACTTCATCGCCCTCACGCGCGTCGCGTGGGAGGACGGCATCCTCACCGAGGGCGAGATCGATCAGCTCATCGCGGTGGCCGAGCTGCTCGCGCTGCCGACCGCCGTCATCGAGGCGGCGCTCGACCCGCAGCGCGCGGCGCGCATCGTGCTGCAGCCGCGCCGACCGACCGCCCCACCCGGCGGCTTCGCGCTCGCGGCGGGGGACGCCGTGGTGCTGACCGGCGAGCTCTCGCGTCCGCGGGCCGTGTGGGAGCAGGAGCTCGCGGCGCTCGGGCTCGTGCCGGGGGCCGCGGTCACCCGCCGCACCGCCCTGCTCGTCGCCGCCGACCCGGATTCGTCGAGCGGCAAGGCGCGCAAGGCCCGTCAGTACGGGGTGCCGATCGTGGCGGAGTCGGGGCTGACCGCGCTGCTCGAGTCGCTCGCCGGCTGA
- a CDS encoding metal-sensitive transcriptional regulator — MIDDIKKRALHRSRIIQGQLRGVEKMIDDEAYCVDIITQTLAIQKSLRSLNKLLVENHLRTHVSHMFDEGGETRERAVEELLAVFELQQNRGA; from the coding sequence ATGATCGACGACATCAAGAAGCGCGCGCTGCATCGCAGCCGCATCATCCAGGGCCAACTGCGCGGCGTGGAGAAGATGATCGACGACGAGGCCTACTGCGTCGACATCATCACGCAGACCCTCGCCATCCAGAAGTCGCTGCGAAGCCTCAACAAGCTGCTCGTCGAGAACCACCTGCGCACCCACGTGTCGCACATGTTCGACGAGGGCGGCGAGACGCGCGAGCGAGCCGTCGAGGAACTGCTCGCGGTGTTCGAGCTGCAGCAGAACCGGGGGGCGTGA
- the araA gene encoding L-arabinose isomerase, which produces MTSIIPNLKNYTVWFLTGSQDLYGEETLRQVAEQSQGVVALLAGAADIPVTIEWKPVLKSSDAIRRAMIDANSDDSVIGVITWMHTFSPSKMWIHGFDALQKPLLHFHTQANVALPWSEIDFDFMNLNQAAHGDREHGYILSRMSVPRKTVVGHASDPAVTAAIGTWTRAAAGWNASQGMKVARFGDNMRNVAVTEGDKTEAEIRLGVSVNTWGINELVARVQEQTDADIDALVEVYLAEYEVAAELLPGGERHASLRDGAAIELGLRSILEEVGATAFTDSFEDLGELTQLPGLAVQRLMADGYGFGAEGDWKTAVLVRIAAVMGAGLPGGASLMEDYTYDLTPGDELILGAHMLEVSPALSSQKASLEIHPLGIGGKDDPVRLVFTADAGPAVVVALSDQRERFRLVANAVTNVTPPESLPKLPVGRAVWKPAPDFRTSATSWLIAGAAHHTVMTNQVGIEAWEDFARIAGVELLVIDESTTVRSFEDTVRANAAYYRLSQGL; this is translated from the coding sequence ACGGCGAGGAGACCCTGCGCCAGGTCGCCGAGCAGTCGCAGGGGGTCGTCGCGCTGCTCGCCGGCGCCGCCGACATCCCCGTGACGATCGAGTGGAAGCCGGTGCTGAAGAGCTCCGACGCCATCCGCCGCGCCATGATCGACGCCAACTCCGACGACTCCGTCATCGGCGTCATCACCTGGATGCACACCTTCAGCCCCTCGAAGATGTGGATCCACGGCTTCGACGCGCTGCAGAAGCCGCTGCTGCACTTCCACACGCAGGCGAACGTCGCGCTGCCGTGGAGCGAGATCGACTTCGACTTCATGAACCTCAACCAGGCCGCCCACGGCGACCGCGAGCACGGCTACATCCTCAGCCGCATGTCGGTGCCGCGGAAGACGGTCGTCGGCCACGCGTCCGACCCCGCCGTCACCGCCGCGATCGGCACCTGGACGCGCGCCGCCGCCGGGTGGAACGCCTCGCAGGGCATGAAGGTGGCTCGCTTCGGCGACAACATGCGCAACGTCGCCGTCACCGAGGGCGACAAGACGGAGGCCGAGATCCGGCTCGGCGTGAGCGTCAACACCTGGGGCATCAACGAGCTCGTCGCGCGCGTGCAGGAGCAGACGGATGCCGACATCGACGCGCTCGTCGAGGTGTACCTCGCCGAGTACGAGGTCGCCGCCGAGCTGCTGCCGGGCGGGGAGCGCCACGCCTCGCTCCGCGACGGCGCCGCGATCGAGCTGGGCCTGCGCTCCATTCTCGAGGAGGTCGGCGCGACCGCCTTCACCGACAGCTTCGAGGACCTCGGCGAGCTCACGCAGCTGCCCGGCCTCGCCGTGCAGCGCCTCATGGCCGACGGCTACGGCTTCGGCGCCGAGGGCGACTGGAAGACCGCCGTGCTCGTGCGCATCGCCGCCGTCATGGGGGCGGGGCTGCCCGGCGGGGCGAGCCTCATGGAGGACTACACCTACGACCTGACCCCGGGCGACGAGCTCATCCTCGGCGCCCACATGCTCGAGGTGTCGCCCGCGCTCTCCTCGCAGAAGGCGAGCCTCGAGATCCACCCGCTCGGCATCGGCGGCAAGGACGACCCCGTGCGCCTCGTGTTCACGGCGGATGCCGGCCCAGCCGTCGTCGTCGCGCTCAGCGACCAGCGCGAGCGCTTCCGCCTCGTCGCGAACGCGGTGACCAACGTCACCCCGCCCGAGTCGCTCCCGAAGCTGCCCGTCGGCCGCGCCGTGTGGAAGCCGGCCCCCGACTTCCGTACCAGCGCCACCTCGTGGCTCATCGCGGGCGCCGCCCACCACACCGTCATGACGAACCAGGTGGGCATCGAGGCGTGGGAGGACTTCGCGCGCATCGCGGGCGTCGAGCTGCTCGTCATCGACGAGTCGACCACGGTGCGCTCCTTCGAGGACACGGTGCGCGCGAACGCCGCGTACTACCGCCTCTCGCAGGGGCTGTAG
- a CDS encoding DMT family transporter has product MVIVLVGLASAVVYGVSDFFGGLGSRRIPPLLVSLVSFAAAAVPIAVLTPLVGSVWSAEAVWLGVLAGVAGAVAIWAFYAALAIGPMSVISPTTAAVAALIPAIVGIARGERFSTLGYVALAALVVAAVLLGITREQQGGAVGVRAVVLAVASGIGFGGYNVVMEWTAPESEFAPLLVDLVAGALLFAVVLVVLRLVRGDSWWGAPEPPPVEVRRPGLLFAVGAGLLMAVANALLVWGLHQGQLAIMGVLASLYPLGTVLLALTVLRERLTAVQVAGVVLALAASAALAFG; this is encoded by the coding sequence ATGGTGATCGTGCTCGTCGGACTCGCGAGCGCGGTCGTCTACGGCGTGTCCGACTTCTTCGGCGGTCTCGGCTCGCGTCGCATCCCGCCGCTGCTCGTGAGTCTCGTGAGCTTCGCGGCCGCGGCCGTGCCGATCGCGGTGCTCACCCCGCTGGTCGGATCGGTGTGGTCGGCGGAGGCGGTGTGGCTCGGCGTGCTCGCGGGTGTCGCGGGTGCCGTCGCGATCTGGGCGTTCTACGCGGCGCTCGCGATCGGCCCGATGAGCGTCATCTCGCCCACGACCGCGGCCGTCGCGGCGCTCATCCCGGCGATCGTCGGTATCGCACGCGGCGAGCGCTTCTCGACGCTCGGCTATGTCGCCCTCGCGGCGCTCGTGGTCGCCGCCGTGCTGCTGGGGATCACGCGCGAGCAGCAGGGCGGTGCGGTCGGCGTGCGCGCGGTCGTGCTCGCGGTCGCCTCGGGCATCGGTTTCGGCGGCTACAACGTCGTCATGGAGTGGACGGCCCCCGAGTCGGAGTTCGCGCCGCTGCTCGTCGACCTCGTCGCGGGGGCGCTGCTGTTCGCGGTCGTGCTCGTCGTGCTGCGCCTCGTGCGCGGCGACTCCTGGTGGGGCGCCCCCGAGCCGCCGCCCGTCGAGGTGCGGCGCCCCGGGCTGCTGTTCGCGGTCGGTGCCGGCCTGCTCATGGCCGTCGCGAACGCCCTGCTCGTCTGGGGGCTGCACCAGGGGCAGCTCGCCATCATGGGGGTGCTCGCCTCGCTCTACCCGCTCGGCACGGTGCTGCTCGCGCTCACCGTGCTGCGCGAGCGGCTCACCGCCGTCCAGGTGGCCGGCGTCGTGCTCGCCCTCGCCGCATCCGCCGCCCTCGCCTTCGGCTGA
- a CDS encoding pyridoxamine 5'-phosphate oxidase family protein produces MIDTVNPVELLDERECWELLELAPMGRIAIAVGGVIDIFPLNFAVHDGAVYFRTAPGTKLVELTIHPDVALEIDGWDEGEAFSVVVKGVAERLEHAAEIEEAERLPLTPWVPTLKYRWVRIRPGSVTGRRFRRGPEPDRF; encoded by the coding sequence ATGATCGACACGGTGAACCCCGTCGAACTGCTCGACGAGCGGGAGTGCTGGGAGCTGCTGGAGCTGGCCCCCATGGGCCGCATCGCGATCGCGGTCGGCGGGGTGATCGACATCTTCCCCCTCAACTTCGCGGTGCACGACGGTGCCGTCTACTTCCGCACCGCCCCGGGCACGAAGCTCGTCGAGTTGACGATCCACCCGGATGTCGCGCTGGAGATCGACGGCTGGGACGAGGGCGAGGCCTTCAGCGTCGTCGTGAAGGGCGTCGCGGAGCGGCTCGAGCACGCCGCCGAGATCGAGGAGGCGGAGCGGCTGCCGCTGACCCCGTGGGTGCCGACCCTCAAGTACCGCTGGGTGCGCATCCGCCCCGGCTCGGTGACGGGTCGGCGCTTCCGGCGGGGACCGGAACCCGACCGCTTCTGA
- a CDS encoding DarT ssDNA thymidine ADP-ribosyltransferase family protein: MAECIHGFDEGLCDVCFPRKAPEPVRAVRTAVRAPRATTVRTPTASAAPATLRLAGRRVFHVTHLRTLESIALDGALVGAAVPDVDVSSATTRELRATATAPDGRSVADFVSFFLAQDASRWEELRSGAEGAHWSDAARAAKPTEFVILAVPVDALGDDVVFADGDAGAVATRFAAGVEAGTQALRRLHASDPDFRDAELLAAGPVPLGAVAIVTVANDRVRDEVRAMFASAGLPTPRIAVYPPVFQPA; this comes from the coding sequence GTGGCCGAATGCATCCACGGGTTCGATGAGGGCCTCTGCGACGTCTGCTTTCCGCGGAAGGCGCCCGAACCGGTGAGGGCGGTGCGCACCGCGGTGCGCGCACCTCGCGCCACGACCGTGCGCACGCCCACGGCATCCGCGGCGCCCGCGACGCTGCGGCTCGCGGGGCGACGCGTCTTCCACGTGACCCACCTGCGCACGCTCGAGTCGATCGCACTCGACGGCGCGCTCGTCGGCGCGGCCGTTCCGGACGTCGACGTGAGCTCGGCGACCACCCGCGAACTCCGTGCGACGGCGACGGCGCCCGACGGACGCAGCGTCGCCGACTTCGTCTCGTTCTTCCTCGCGCAGGACGCCTCGCGCTGGGAGGAGCTGCGCTCGGGGGCGGAGGGCGCCCACTGGTCGGATGCCGCGCGCGCCGCCAAGCCGACGGAGTTCGTCATCCTGGCCGTGCCGGTCGACGCCCTCGGCGACGACGTCGTGTTCGCCGACGGGGACGCGGGGGCGGTGGCGACCCGCTTCGCAGCCGGCGTCGAGGCGGGCACGCAGGCGCTGCGTCGGCTGCACGCGAGCGACCCCGACTTCCGCGACGCCGAGCTGCTCGCGGCAGGGCCGGTGCCGTTGGGCGCGGTCGCGATCGTGACGGTCGCGAACGACCGGGTGCGCGACGAAGTGCGCGCCATGTTCGCGAGCGCCGGGCTGCCGACGCCGCGCATCGCCGTCTACCCTCCGGTCTTCCAGCCCGCCTGA
- a CDS encoding MBL fold metallo-hydrolase, producing the protein MNVTKFEHSCMVVSKGTAKLVIDPGVFLAALPDTAGIVAVVLTHEHADHFSADRVRDILEQSPDARVLGPQGVADAAAAEGIPVEVVHGGDTVEVEPFTLRFFGEKHNVIHSSIPVIDNVGVLVDDEFYYGGDSYTAPGVPVALLAAPVGAPWLKIGDAMDYVLEVAPRQAFPVHDLTLSVAGKTMASGRLEWATQQGGGSYHVLEPGESIDL; encoded by the coding sequence ATGAACGTCACCAAGTTCGAGCACTCGTGCATGGTCGTCTCCAAGGGCACCGCGAAGCTCGTCATCGACCCGGGCGTGTTCCTCGCGGCACTGCCCGACACCGCCGGCATCGTGGCGGTCGTGCTCACCCACGAGCACGCCGACCACTTCTCCGCCGACCGGGTGCGCGACATCCTCGAGCAGAGCCCCGACGCGCGCGTCCTCGGACCGCAGGGGGTCGCGGATGCGGCGGCCGCCGAGGGCATCCCGGTGGAGGTCGTGCACGGCGGCGACACGGTCGAGGTCGAACCGTTCACCCTGAGGTTCTTCGGCGAGAAGCACAACGTCATCCACTCCTCGATCCCGGTGATCGACAACGTCGGCGTGCTCGTCGACGACGAGTTCTACTACGGCGGCGACTCCTACACGGCCCCCGGCGTGCCGGTGGCGCTGCTCGCGGCCCCCGTCGGCGCCCCCTGGCTGAAGATCGGCGACGCCATGGACTACGTGCTCGAGGTGGCGCCGCGGCAGGCGTTCCCCGTGCACGACCTGACGCTCTCGGTCGCCGGCAAGACGATGGCGAGCGGCCGTCTCGAGTGGGCGACCCAGCAGGGCGGTGGCAGCTACCACGTGCTCGAACCGGGCGAATCGATCGACCTGTGA
- a CDS encoding DUF5997 family protein encodes MTGSEHGEDRRQQPKPPKTQYLSAQTAAKKLGIYLPAAPEEFQAAQHSREELAALQAEPPAWLATLRREGPHPRGEVSRRLGITNSGLARAGVSDAMTTAEIQAILADPPEWLLVERRRAQAT; translated from the coding sequence ATGACCGGATCCGAGCACGGCGAGGACCGCCGCCAGCAACCGAAGCCGCCGAAGACCCAATACCTCTCGGCGCAGACCGCGGCGAAGAAGCTCGGCATCTACCTGCCGGCCGCGCCCGAGGAGTTCCAGGCGGCGCAGCACTCCCGCGAGGAGCTCGCCGCCCTGCAGGCCGAGCCGCCCGCCTGGCTCGCGACGCTGCGCCGCGAGGGGCCGCATCCGCGCGGCGAGGTGTCGCGGCGCCTCGGCATCACGAACTCGGGGCTCGCCCGCGCCGGGGTCTCGGATGCCATGACGACCGCCGAGATCCAGGCGATCCTCGCCGACCCGCCCGAGTGGCTGCTCGTCGAGCGGCGCCGCGCGCAGGCGACGTAG